The following is a genomic window from Pecten maximus chromosome 19, xPecMax1.1, whole genome shotgun sequence.
ACACAGTTGTAACAGATGGGCAGTATTTACAATAAATCGGTAATATTCTTGTAAGATTGGCTATTACTCCAGACTACAACTTATACAACAGTGAAGATCAATTAATGCTGTGCTTCAATAACTTAAATTTACCAGCTGTGACTTTAACacttttgtcatgatttgttgTGATACGTACACTGGTTGTGACACACTGACATACTGGCCGTGACCCACTGGCCGGGACACACCGGTTGTGACAAACTGGTTGAGACACACTGGCCGTGACACACCGGTTGTGACACACTGGTTGTGACACATTGGCCGTGACACATTGGCTATAATGACACACTGGTTGTGACACATTGGTTATATGACACACTGGTTGTGACATACTGGTTGTGACACACTGGCCGTGACACACCGGTTGTGACACACTGGTTGTGACACATTGGCCGTGACACATTGGCTATAATGACACACTGGTTGTGACACATTGGTTATATGACACACTGGTTGTGACATACTGGTTGTGACACACTGGCCGTGACAAACTGGCCGTCACACACTGTTTGTGACACAATATGTTGTGACACATTGGTTGTGGCACACTGTTTGTGACACAATGGTTGTGGCACATTGTTTGTGACACACTGGTTGTGACACACAGGCCGTGACACACTGGCCGTGACACACCGGTTGTGACATACTGGTTGCGACACACTGGCCGTGACACACCGGTTGTGACATACTGGTTGTGACACACTGGCCGTGACATACTGGTTGTGACATACTGGTTGTGACAAACTGGCCGTGACACACTGGCTGTGACACACTGGCTGTGACACACCAGTTGTGACATACCGGTTGTGACACACTGGCCGTGACACACCGGTTGTGACACACTGGTTGTGACACACTGGCCGTGACACACCGGTTGTGACACACTGGCCGTGACACACCGGTTGTGACACACTGGCCGTGACACACCGGTTGTGACACACTGGCCGTGACACACCGGTTGTGACACACTGGCCGTGACACACCGGTTGTGACACACTGGCCGTGACACACCGGTTGTGACACACTGGCCGTGACACACTGGTTGTGACACACTGGTTGTGACACACTGGCTGTGACACACCGGTTGTGACATACTGGTTGTGACACACTGGCCGTGACATACTGGTTGTGACATACTGGTTGTGACACACTGGCCGTGACACACTGGCTGTGACACACTGGCTGTGACACACCAGTTGTGACATACCGGTTGTGACACACCAGTTGTGACATACCGGTTGTGACACACTGGCCGTGACACACCGGTTGTGACACACTGGTTGTGACACACTGGCCGTGACACACCGGTTGTGACACACTGGCCGTGACACACCGGTTGTGACACACCGGCTGTGACACACCGGTTGTGACATACTGGTTGTGACACACTGGCCGTGACATACTGGTTGTGACATACTGGTTGTGACACACTGGCCGTGACACACTGGCCGTGACACACTGGCTGTGACACACCAGTTGTGACATACCGGTTGTGACACACTGGCCATGACACACCGGTTGTGACACATTGTTTGTGACACACTGGTTGTGACACACAGGCCGTGACACACTGGCCGTGACACACCGGTTGTGACATACTGGTTGTGACACACTGGCCGTGACACACCGGTTGTGACATACTGGTTGTGACACACTGGCCGTGACATACTGGTTGTGACAAACTGGCCGTGACACACTGGCTGTGACACACTGGCTGTGACACACTGGCTGTGACACACCAGTTGTGACATACCGGTTGTGACACACTGGCCGTGACACACCGGTTGTGACACACTGGCCATGACACACCGGTTGTGACACACTGGCCGTGACACACTGGTTGTGACACACTGGTTGTGACACACTGGCTGTGACACAGCGGTTGTGACATACTGGTTGTGACACACTGGCCGTGACATACTGGTTGTGACATGCTGGTTGTGACACACTGGCCGTGACACACTGGCTGTGACACACTGGCTGTGACACACCAGTTGTGACATACCGGTTGTGACACACTGGCCGTGACACACCGTTGTGACACACTGGTTGTGACACACTGGCCATGACACACCGGTTGTGACACACTGGCCGTGACACACCGGTTGTGACACACTGGCCGTGACACACCGGTTGTGACACACTGGCCGTGACACACCGGTTGTGACACACTGGCCGTGACACACTGGTTGTGACACACTGGTTGTGACACACTGGCTGTGACACACCGGTTGTGACACACTGGTTGTGACACACTGGCCGTGACATACTGGTTGTGACACACTGGCCGTGACACACTGGCTGTGACACACCGGTTGTGACACACCAGTTGTGACATACCTGTTGTGACACACTGGCCATGACACACCGGTTGTGACACACTGGCCGTGACACACCGGTTGTGACACACTGGCCGTGACAAACTGGCCGTGACACACCGGTTGTGACACACTGGTTGTGACACACTGGCCATGACACACTGGTTGTGACACATTGGTTGTGACACACTGGTTGTGACACACTGGCCGTGACACACCGGTTGTGACATACTGGTTGTGACACACTGGTTGTGACACACTGGTTGTGACACACTGGCCGTGACACACCGGTTGTGACACACTGGTTGTGACACACTGGCCATGACACACTGGTTGTGACACATTGGTTGTGACACATTGGTTGTGACACACTGGTTGTGACACATTGGTTGTGACACACTGGCCGTGACACACCGGTTGTGACACACTGGCCGTGACACACAGGTTGTGACACACTGGCCGTGACACACCGGTTGTGACACACTGGTTGTGACACACTGGCCGTGACACACTGGTTGTGACACACTGGCCGTGACACACTGGTTGTGACACACTGGCCGTGACACACCGGTTGTGACACACTGGCCGTGACACATTGGTTGTGACACACTGGCCGTGACACACCGGTTGTGACACACTGGTTGTGACACACTGGTTGTGACACATTGGTTGTGACACACTGGCCGTGACATACTTGCCATGACACAAATCTGGCTGATAGTACAGTATCAAGAGAAACATACACTTCATTGAATcttataatttatcatttatttttttatataacatgatatacaacAGATTTTTCATGGAATTGAAGCAGGTAAGGTGAAGATAAAACAGTTTGTGCATCATCCTCGAGCTCCATGTCACCAGATCCAGGAAATGAACAAGTGGTGgaccatgtgaccttaaatttTTCTGATCAGGGAATCACATCAAAGTACCATTCGTAAACGGCAAGAGTCTTATCAACTGTGCCACAGACCACTCAAATGTTTCACTGTATGGGAAGAAATATGGAGTAGCTTTTGAAATTAAGTTAGTAAGCTTAAGATTTCCAATGGCCTTgacctataatatacatatagagCATTGACCTTCATTACATAGATGTCAGAGATATCATTCACTGTTCCATGAAATATAGTTAATTACCTTTGTCTGAAGCCAGTCAAAACAttcaaatgtcaaataaatGTATCTTTTAATGGGAAATCAGGTATTAGTAACACACAGCTCTTCAAGGTTTCaaactatgatatatattgctAAAATAATCAAAggaaaataacaatttattttttatactgGTACTATAGTAAGCTTTAATTTCCTGCTCTTATAACCGAATTTGAAATTACCTTTAATTGTTTTGAGATGAATCTCTACCCACCCTTAATTGTTGGCCAACAATAAATGTGAGACTGTCACCCGGATATGGGGGAGAAACTTAATTAATTcagtatacacatgtacagcaCACATCACTCACAAGGAATACAGATGCTGGCTTACTAACACAATCACAGCAACATATATACTGGCCAATTTCTAATACTTCATCACCTCTCATCAGTATGTCTTCCCTACAAATCAATCATCTGATGAGTCTTACTCATTATACAAAGTCACATTTGGTGTTATCTGGGAATTTACTGTGATTTTATTacttacacatgtacaggtaactgtATCATTTCACACTGGGCACTTGACCCTACCGTTACATTTAGCTATTTCAGCTTACAAAAAGTTCCACATGGAACATCAGTAGTATCTAATGACTCGTAATTCCCACTGATAGCTTATAAGCTTACAAATTAATGCAAGAATTGCGAGTCTGGACCAATGTCCAATTTAGCTCATATAACACATAATCTTGTGTCACAGACAGAGTGCCGTTTTCACACACCTTACATAATCTTATGTCACACACACCTTACACAATCTTATGTCACACACACCTTACACAATCTTATGTCACACACACCTTACACAATCTTATGTCACACACACCTTACACAATCTTATGTCACACACCTTACACAATCTTATGTCACACACCTTACACAACCTTATGTCACACATACCTTACACAATCTTATGCCACACACACCTTACACAATCTTATGTCACACACCTTACACAATCTTATGTCACACACACCTTACACAATCTTATGTCACACACACCTTACACAATCTTATGCCACACACACCTTACACAATCTTATGTCACACACACCTTACACAATCTTATGTCACACACCTTACACAATCTTATGTCACACACACCTTACACAATCTTATGTCACACACCTTACACAATCTTATGTCACACACACCTTACACAATCTTATGTCACACACACCTTACACAATCTTATGTCATACACCTTACACAATCTTATGTCACACACCTTACACAATCTTATGTCACACACACCTTACACAATCTTATGTCACACACACCTCACACAATCTTATGTCACACACCTTACACAATCTTATGTCACACACACCTTACACAATCTTATGTCACACACCTTACAATCTTATGTCACACACACCTTACACAATCTTATGTCACACACACCTCACACAATCTTATGTCACACACACCTTACACAATCTTATGTCACACACACCTTACACAATCTTATGTCACACACACCTTACACAATCTTATGTCACACACACCTCACACAATCTTATGTCACACACCTTACACAATCTTATGTCACACACACTTTACACAATCTTATGTCACACACCTTACACAATCTTATGTCACACACACCTTACACAATCTTATGTCACACACACCTTACACAATCTTATGTCACACACCTCACACAATCTTATGTCACACACACCTCACACAATCTTATGTCACACACACCTCACACAATCTTATGTCACACACCTTACAATCTTATGCTACACACCTTACACAATCTTACATCACACACACCTTACACAATCGTATGTCACACACCTTACACAATCTTATGCCACACACACCTTACACAATCTTATGTCACACACCTTACACAATCTTATGTCACACACACCTTACACAATCTTATGTCACACACCTTACACAATCTTATGCCACACACACCTTACACAATCTTATGTCACACACCTTACACAATCTTATGTCACACACACCTCACACAATCTTATGTCACACACACCTCACACAATCTTATGTCACACACCTTACACAATCTTATGTCACACACCTTACAATCTTATGTCACACACCTTACACAATCTTATGTCACACACACCTTACACAATCTTATGTCACACACACCTTACACAATCTTATGTCACACACACCTTACACAATCTTATGTCACACACACCTCACACAATCTTATGTCACACACCTTACAATCTTATGTC
Proteins encoded in this region:
- the LOC117317483 gene encoding keratin-associated protein 16-1-like, producing MKCMFLLILYYQPDLCHGKYVTASVSQPMCHNQCVTTSVSQPVCHGQCVTTNVSRPVCHNRCVTASVSQPVCHGQCVTTSVSRPVCHNQCVTTGVSRPVCHNLCVTASVSQPVCHGQCVTTNVSQPVCHNQCVTTNVSQPVCHGQCVTTSVSQPVCHGQCVTTSVSQPVCHNQYVTTGVSRPVCHNQCVTTNVSQPVCHGQCVTTSVSQPVCHGQFVTASVSQPVCHGQCVTTGVSWPVCHNRYVTTGVSQPVCHSQCVTASVSQPVCHGQCVTTSVSQPVCHSQCVTTSVSQPVCHGQCVTTGVSRPVCHNRCVTASVSQPVCHGQCVTTGVSWPVCHNQCVTTVCHGQCVTTGMSQLVCHSQCVTASVSRPVCHNQHVTTSMSRPVCHNQYVTTAVSQPVCHNQCVTTSVSRPVCHNRCVMASVSQPVCHGQCVTTGMSQLVCHSQCVTASVSQPVCHGQFVTTSMSRPVCHNQYVTTGVSRPVCHNQYVTTGVSRPVCHGLCVTTSVSQTMCHNRCVMASVSQPVCHNWCVTASVSRPVCHGQCVTTSMSQPVCHGQCVTTSMSQPVCHSRCVTTGVSRPVCHNRCVTASVSQPVCHNRCVTASVSQPVCHNWCVTTGMSQLVCHSQCVTASVSRPVCHNQYVTTSMSRPVCHNQYVTTGVSQPVCHNQCVTTSVSRPVCHNRCVTASVSQPVCHGQCVTTGVSRPVCHNRCVTASVSQPVCHGQCVTTGVSRPVCHNQCVTTGVSRPVCHNRYVTTGVSQPVCHSQCVTASLSQPVCHNQYVTASVSQPVCHNRCVTASVSQPVCHNRCVTASVSRPVCHNQCVTNNVPQPLCHKQCATTNVSQHIVSQTVCDGQFVTASVSQPVCHNQCVI